From a single Candoia aspera isolate rCanAsp1 chromosome 2, rCanAsp1.hap2, whole genome shotgun sequence genomic region:
- the SLC10A3 gene encoding P3 protein, protein MPLPAFCTMSGTHILFLLFLNLFVAGWTQGATDSAPYLNVGDGTVLEFSFPEHSQGVLLVACRYAGPGAWLSVSSLEPTVVAIENVSASWGGGFMVQFQSGLAGLAPLQLRLLEQNHLIEERADFQIRVDNSELEPAVQMGLGHFSENPVLYALLPLIFLNKCAFGCKVEVEVLRSLVHQPHPVMLGILGQFVVMPLYGYLMSLAFSLPKALALGLVISCSSPGGGGGYLYSLLLGGDVTVAITMTLLSTIAATGLMPLSSTFYGWLLGAHETLHVPFLKIFITLLFIAVPISAGMLIKCKLPRVSRLLLLLIKPFSFTLIVGGLFMAYHMGAFILTSVRPPIILAGVTVPIFGLLLGYLLAWCLGLPGPQRRTVSIEVGVQNSLLALAVLQLSFQRAQADFASQAPFIVALSSTSEMLLLVLGNLAYNKLCSTGS, encoded by the coding sequence ATGCCTTTGCCAGCCTTCTGCACCATGTCTGGGACACacattctcttcctcctcttcctcaatcTTTTTGTAGCTGGCTGGACACAGGGAGCAACAGACAGCGCCCCTTATCTGAATGTTGGGGATGGAACAGTTCTGGAGTTCAGCTTCCCAGAGCATAGCCAGGGTGTTTTGTTGGTTGCATGCCGCTATGCCGGGCCAGGTGCCTGGCTGAGCGTATCCTCCCTGGAGCCTACGGTGGTAGCCATAGAGAATGTCAGTGCCTCCTGGGGAGGGGGCTTCATGGTTCAATTCCAGTCCGGCTTGGCCGGTCTGGCCCCGTTGCAGCTGAGGCTGTTGGAACAGAATCACCTCATTGAGGAACGGGCTGATTTCCAGATCCGGGTTGACAATTCTGAACTGGAGCCAGCAGTACAGATGGGTCTGGGCCACTTCTCAGAGAACCCTGTCCTCTACGCCCTCCTGCCTCTTATCTTCCTCAATAAGTGTGCATTTGGCtgcaaggtggaggtggaggttCTCCGAAGCCTGGTTCACCAGCCTCATCCTGTCATGCTGGGTATCCTAGGCCAATTTGTTGTCATGCCCCTTTATGGCTACCTCATGTCCTTGGCCTTCTCTTTGCCGAAGGCCCTGGCCCTGGGCCTAGTGATTTCTTGCTCCTCCCCTGGTGGTGGGGGTGGCTACCTCTATAGCCTTCTGCTGGGTGGAGATGTCACTGTGGCCATCACCATGACTCTCCTATCCACAATAGCAGCCACTGGGCTCATGCCCCTCTCCTCTACCTTCTATGGCTGGCTGTTGGGGGCGCACGAGACCCTGCACGTGCCCTTCCTCAAGATCTTCATCACTCTCCTCTTCATCGCAGTGCCCATCTCTGCCGGCATGCTGATCAAGTGCAAGCTGCCCCGAGTctcccgcctcctcctcctcctcatcaaaCCTTTCAGCTTCACCCTCATCGTCGGAGGCCTCTTCATGGCTTACCATATGGGAGCCTTTATCCTAACCAGTGTGCGGCCCCCCATCATCCTGGCTGGCGTTACTGTGCCCATCTTTGGCTTGCTGCTGGGCTACCTGCTGGCTTGGTGCTTAGGACTGCCAGGGCCACAGCGTCGGACGGTTAGTATTGAGGTTGGGGTACAGAATAGCCTGTTGGCCTTGGCTGTGCTGCAGCTCTCCTTCCAGAGGGCCCAGGCTGACTTTGCTTCTCAGGCTCCCTTCATTGTGGCCCTGAGCAGCACATCTGAGATGTTGCTGCTTGTCTTGGGAAACTTGGCCTACAACAAGCTCTGCTCAACTGGATCTTGA